A single Pseudomonas putida DNA region contains:
- a CDS encoding bile acid:sodium symporter family protein: MKYLRMLFDNFTLCLLGVVLIATVLPCSGDGAVYFGWLTNLAIGLLFFLHGAKLSREAIIAGAGHWRLHLLVFSCTFVMFPLLGLAFKPLFVPLVGNELYLGVLYLCALPATVQSAIAFTSLARGNVPAAICSAAASSLIGIFLTPLLVMMLLGASGDTGSGLDAVLKITLQLLVPFVAGQIARRWIGAWVKKNARWLKIVDQGSILLVVYTAFSEAVVTGLWHTVSPQHLAGLFAVCGILLAVVLFGTRMLGKVLGFNLEDRITILFAGSKKSLATGVPMAQVLFVGSGIGAMILPLMLFHQIQLMVCAVLAQRYASREQVAEGATASS, translated from the coding sequence ATGAAGTATTTGCGCATGTTGTTCGACAACTTCACCCTGTGCCTGCTCGGGGTGGTTCTGATCGCCACCGTGCTACCTTGCTCGGGCGACGGCGCGGTGTATTTTGGCTGGCTGACCAACCTGGCGATCGGCCTGTTGTTTTTCCTGCACGGGGCCAAGCTGTCGCGCGAGGCGATCATCGCCGGTGCAGGCCACTGGCGTCTGCATCTGCTGGTGTTCTCCTGCACGTTCGTGATGTTCCCGCTGCTGGGCCTGGCGTTCAAGCCACTGTTCGTGCCGCTGGTGGGCAACGAGCTGTACCTGGGCGTGCTGTACCTGTGCGCGCTTCCCGCCACCGTGCAGTCGGCCATCGCCTTCACCTCGCTGGCTCGCGGCAACGTGCCTGCAGCCATCTGCAGCGCTGCCGCTTCCAGCCTGATCGGTATCTTCTTGACGCCGCTGCTGGTGATGATGCTGCTGGGGGCCAGTGGCGATACCGGTTCGGGGCTGGATGCCGTGTTGAAAATTACCCTGCAGCTGCTGGTGCCGTTCGTAGCCGGGCAGATCGCACGGCGCTGGATCGGTGCCTGGGTCAAGAAGAATGCCCGCTGGCTCAAGATCGTCGACCAAGGTTCGATCCTGCTGGTGGTCTACACCGCGTTCAGCGAGGCCGTGGTCACCGGCCTGTGGCACACCGTGTCGCCACAGCACCTGGCGGGGCTGTTCGCCGTCTGCGGCATCCTGCTGGCGGTGGTGCTGTTCGGTACGCGTATGCTGGGCAAGGTACTGGGCTTCAACCTGGAAGACCGCATCACCATCCTGTTTGCCGGCTCCAAGAAGAGCCTGGCGACCGGGGTGCCGATGGCGCAGGTGTTGTTCGTGGGTAGCGGCATCGGCGCGATGATCCTGCCGCTGATGCTGTTCCACCAGATCCAGCTGATGGTGTGTGCGGTACTGGCGCAGCGCTATGCCAGCCGTGAGCAGGTGGCTGAGGGCGCTACTGCTTCTTCCTGA
- a CDS encoding TetR/AcrR family transcriptional regulator, which yields MRYSTEHKQQTRDKLLASSGALAKRGGFSSTGVAGLMKAIGLTGGAFYNHFPSKDALFTEVVRQELCNSPLARLANQGASRERLARCLQQYLSLAHLHNAEGGCPLPPLGVEIARAEQPVREEAEHWLVSLHAAWSETLEDPELAWVLISQCVGAVVVGRMLASEDVQQQVLDASKRLVDRALNEAS from the coding sequence ATGCGCTACTCCACCGAACACAAGCAGCAAACCCGCGACAAGCTGCTGGCCAGCAGCGGTGCGCTGGCCAAGCGCGGCGGCTTTTCCAGCACCGGCGTAGCCGGGCTGATGAAGGCCATTGGCCTGACCGGCGGCGCCTTCTACAATCACTTCCCGTCCAAAGATGCCCTGTTCACCGAGGTGGTCCGCCAGGAGCTGTGCAACAGCCCGCTGGCGCGCCTGGCCAACCAAGGTGCCAGCCGCGAGCGCCTGGCCCGCTGCCTGCAGCAGTACCTGAGCCTGGCGCACCTGCACAATGCCGAAGGTGGCTGCCCGCTGCCGCCGCTGGGGGTGGAAATCGCCCGCGCCGAGCAACCTGTGCGCGAAGAGGCCGAACACTGGCTGGTGAGCCTGCATGCAGCGTGGAGCGAAACACTCGAAGACCCGGAGTTGGCCTGGGTGCTGATCAGCCAGTGCGTCGGCGCAGTGGTGGTCGGGCGCATGCTGGCCAGCGAGGATGTGCAACAGCAGGTGCTCGATGCCAGTAAACGGCTTGTCGACAGGGCATTGAATGAAGCGAGTTAA
- a CDS encoding DUF4157 domain-containing protein: MKRVNLLLALLLAAPALAEQACPPGQYQVCLMGCFCTPIDPGQAGQILKDVETAASSSLAFALQQARDEATANGTQPIPLHIRAQLEPWYDFAVLDAARYRVGDEQQVTAANAMLQNPDVNAVTLIDTIIFRHASDAEDNVALWAHELKHVQQYQQLGVNEFARRYTRNYEELEGPAYKIEAEVGKALRERSSGQAR; this comes from the coding sequence ATGAAGCGAGTTAACCTGCTGTTGGCGCTGCTGCTGGCAGCGCCGGCGCTTGCCGAACAGGCCTGCCCGCCTGGGCAGTACCAGGTCTGCCTGATGGGCTGCTTCTGCACGCCGATCGACCCCGGCCAGGCCGGGCAGATCCTCAAGGATGTCGAGACCGCGGCGTCGAGCAGCCTGGCGTTCGCCTTGCAGCAAGCGCGCGACGAGGCCACTGCCAATGGCACTCAACCGATTCCCTTGCACATCCGCGCGCAACTGGAACCCTGGTACGACTTTGCCGTGCTCGATGCAGCCCGCTACCGGGTGGGTGACGAGCAGCAGGTCACGGCGGCCAACGCCATGCTGCAGAACCCGGACGTGAATGCGGTGACACTGATCGACACCATCATCTTCCGCCATGCCAGTGATGCAGAGGACAACGTGGCGTTGTGGGCCCATGAGCTGAAGCATGTGCAGCAGTATCAGCAGCTTGGGGTGAATGAGTTTGCCAGGCGCTATACGCGCAACTACGAAGAACTGGAGGGGCCGGCCTACAAGATCGAGGCCGAGGTGGGGAAAGCGTTGCGTGAGCGCAGCTCCGGGCAGGCCCGATAA